A single region of the Salicibibacter cibi genome encodes:
- the atpA gene encoding F0F1 ATP synthase subunit alpha, protein MSIKPDEISSLLKDQIEDFQSHVEVSEVGTIIEIGDGIARVYGLSNAMSGELLEFSNGVMGLAQNLEENNVGVVILGPYDDIREGEEVKRTGRIMEVPVGEELLGRVVNPLGQPLDGEGNVGTNKTRPVESPAPSVMDRKSVEEPLQTGIKSIDAMVPIGRGQRELIIGDRQTGKTSLAIDTILNQKEEDVICIYVAIGQKKSTVAQLVETFRQKGALDYTIVVAANASDPAPLLYLAPYAGASMGEEFMHNGKHVLVVYDDLTKQAAAYRELSLLLRRPPGREAYPGDVFYLHSRLLERAAKLNDEKGGGSLTALPFIETQAGDISAYIPTNVISITDGQIFLESGLFNSGQRPAVNAGASVSRVGGSAQLKAMKKVAGTLRLDLASYRELASFAQFGSELDKSTQEKLNRGERTMELLKQDLNQPLPVEYQVSIIYALVNGFMDDIPVEDVRRFEKELYTHMQQNNKQVLDHIRQKGTLPEKEDFDKAIEDFKQIFHPSDE, encoded by the coding sequence ATGAGCATCAAACCTGATGAAATTAGTTCGCTGCTCAAGGATCAGATTGAAGATTTTCAATCGCACGTTGAAGTCAGCGAAGTAGGTACTATTATCGAGATTGGTGACGGGATTGCCCGTGTATATGGCTTGAGCAATGCCATGTCCGGAGAGTTGCTTGAATTCTCAAATGGTGTTATGGGTTTGGCGCAAAACCTTGAAGAAAACAATGTTGGGGTCGTTATCCTCGGACCTTATGATGATATTCGCGAAGGCGAAGAGGTTAAACGTACCGGACGTATCATGGAGGTTCCTGTCGGCGAGGAACTTCTTGGGCGGGTCGTTAATCCTCTTGGACAGCCTTTGGACGGAGAAGGAAATGTAGGGACAAACAAAACGCGTCCCGTTGAGAGTCCGGCTCCCTCGGTCATGGATCGTAAATCCGTTGAGGAACCATTGCAGACCGGGATTAAGTCGATTGACGCGATGGTCCCCATTGGCCGCGGCCAAAGAGAACTGATCATCGGGGACCGCCAAACCGGGAAAACATCGCTGGCGATCGACACGATATTAAATCAAAAAGAAGAAGACGTTATTTGCATTTACGTCGCCATCGGGCAAAAGAAATCGACTGTTGCTCAACTCGTGGAGACCTTTCGCCAAAAAGGCGCATTGGACTATACAATTGTTGTAGCGGCAAACGCCTCTGATCCGGCTCCGTTGTTGTATCTTGCTCCGTATGCGGGCGCATCCATGGGCGAAGAATTTATGCATAACGGCAAGCATGTCCTCGTCGTCTATGATGATTTGACAAAGCAAGCGGCTGCTTATCGTGAGCTTTCCCTGTTGCTTCGCCGGCCACCTGGGCGTGAAGCATATCCCGGAGATGTTTTCTATTTGCACTCTCGTCTTCTGGAAAGAGCGGCGAAGTTAAATGATGAGAAAGGCGGCGGTTCATTGACCGCATTGCCGTTTATTGAAACGCAAGCGGGTGATATCTCCGCGTATATCCCCACAAACGTTATTTCCATCACCGACGGACAAATTTTCTTGGAGTCCGGGCTATTTAACTCCGGTCAGCGGCCAGCGGTGAACGCCGGAGCTTCCGTATCCCGTGTTGGCGGTTCGGCACAGCTGAAAGCCATGAAAAAAGTCGCCGGTACGTTGCGTCTCGATTTGGCGTCTTACCGTGAGTTAGCGTCATTTGCCCAGTTTGGGTCCGAACTGGATAAATCGACTCAGGAGAAGTTAAACCGGGGCGAGCGAACGATGGAATTGCTAAAGCAAGACTTAAATCAACCGTTACCCGTCGAGTACCAAGTATCAATCATTTACGCACTTGTGAACGGTTTTATGGATGACATTCCGGTAGAAGATGTTCGCCGTTTTGAAAAAGAGTTGTATACGCATATGCAACAAAACAATAAACAAGTGCTCGATCACATTCGTCAAAAGGGTACATTGCCGGAAAAAGAAGACTTCGATAAGGCGATCGAAGACTTTAAGCAAATCTTCCACCCTTCTGATGAATAA
- the atpD gene encoding F0F1 ATP synthase subunit beta — translation MSEGYITQVLGPVIDVHFESGELPELNSALNVYQSDKETSDVTLEVALHLGDNNVRTVVMGASEGLQRGALVRDTGAPISVPVGNATLSRVFNVLGENIDLDEPVGDEVERKPIHREAPEFTELTTGTEVLETGIKVVDLLAPYVRGGKIGLFGGAGVGKTVLIQELINNIAQEHGGISVFAGVGERTREGNDLYYEMKDSGVIEKTAMVFGQMNEPPGARMRVALTGLTMAEHFRDEEGQDVLLFIDNIFRFTQAGQEVSALLGRMPSAVGYQPTLATEMGQLQERITTTKKGSVTSIQAIYVPADDYTDPAPATTFAHLDATTNLDRSLSDMGIYPAVDPLDSTSRALAPEIVGEEHYQVAQEVQQTLQKYRELQDIIAILGMDELSEDDKLTVSRARRIQFFLSQNFHVAEQFTGQKGSYVPVKETIRGFREILDGKHDDVQEDAFRLVGPIEDVTKKSEEMA, via the coding sequence ATGAGTGAAGGATATATCACCCAAGTGCTGGGGCCGGTTATTGACGTTCACTTTGAGAGCGGTGAGCTTCCGGAATTGAATAGCGCCCTCAACGTATACCAAAGCGATAAAGAAACGTCCGATGTAACACTCGAAGTGGCTCTTCACTTAGGGGATAATAACGTGCGCACGGTCGTCATGGGTGCAAGTGAAGGCTTGCAGCGTGGAGCGCTTGTCCGTGACACGGGTGCACCCATTTCCGTACCGGTCGGTAACGCTACCCTAAGCCGTGTCTTTAATGTTTTAGGGGAAAATATCGACCTGGATGAGCCGGTTGGCGACGAAGTAGAACGAAAGCCTATACATCGTGAAGCCCCGGAGTTTACGGAGCTTACGACAGGTACGGAAGTACTTGAGACTGGCATTAAGGTCGTCGATTTGCTAGCGCCTTACGTTAGAGGCGGGAAAATCGGTCTTTTTGGCGGCGCCGGGGTTGGAAAAACCGTATTAATCCAGGAGTTAATCAATAACATTGCCCAAGAGCATGGCGGGATTTCCGTTTTTGCCGGCGTTGGCGAACGTACCCGTGAAGGAAATGACCTTTATTATGAAATGAAAGACTCCGGGGTCATTGAAAAAACAGCGATGGTTTTCGGACAAATGAATGAGCCGCCGGGTGCCCGTATGCGTGTGGCGCTAACCGGCCTTACGATGGCGGAACATTTCCGTGACGAAGAAGGCCAGGACGTGCTTCTTTTCATCGATAATATTTTCCGTTTTACACAAGCAGGGCAAGAGGTTTCCGCCCTCCTCGGGCGTATGCCATCCGCCGTTGGGTATCAGCCAACATTGGCAACGGAAATGGGGCAACTTCAAGAACGGATTACGACGACAAAAAAAGGATCCGTTACATCGATCCAAGCGATTTATGTCCCTGCCGATGACTATACGGATCCGGCACCGGCAACAACGTTTGCCCACTTGGATGCAACGACAAACCTCGACCGTAGCCTTTCGGATATGGGGATTTACCCTGCTGTGGACCCATTGGATTCAACGTCCAGAGCACTTGCTCCGGAAATTGTCGGGGAAGAGCATTACCAAGTGGCGCAAGAAGTGCAGCAAACCCTGCAAAAATACCGTGAACTACAAGACATCATCGCGATACTCGGGATGGACGAGTTATCCGAAGATGATAAGTTGACCGTTTCTCGCGCACGTCGCATTCAGTTTTTCCTTTCCCAGAATTTCCACGTGGCCGAACAATTTACCGGCCAAAAGGGATCTTACGTGCCGGTGAAAGAAACCATCCGTGGCTTTAGGGAGATTCTTGACGGAAAACATGACGATGTTCAGGAAGACGCTTTCCGCCTCGTCGGTCCGATTGAAGATGTGACGAAAAAATCGGAAGAAATGGCCTAA
- a CDS encoding F0F1 ATP synthase subunit epsilon has protein sequence MKTSVNVVTPNGNVYDNDADIVSAKTESGEIGVLPRHVPLVAPLVTSAVRVKNDGTEDSISVNGGFLEVRPDQVTILAETAELPEDIDVDRAQKAKERAENRLNQDDEDIDKKRAQQALSRAEIRLKVAESK, from the coding sequence TTGAAAACGAGTGTGAACGTCGTTACCCCAAACGGGAACGTATATGATAATGACGCCGATATCGTCTCGGCGAAAACGGAATCAGGCGAAATCGGCGTCTTGCCTCGGCATGTTCCTTTAGTTGCGCCGCTCGTGACCAGTGCCGTGCGTGTGAAAAATGATGGCACAGAAGATAGCATTTCGGTAAACGGGGGATTTTTGGAAGTCCGGCCCGATCAAGTCACCATTCTTGCCGAGACGGCGGAACTCCCTGAGGATATTGATGTGGACCGTGCGCAAAAGGCAAAAGAACGAGCGGAAAATCGTCTCAATCAAGACGATGAAGATATCGATAAAAAACGTGCACAACAAGCGTTGTCACGCGCAGAAATCCGCCTAAAAGTAGCAGAGAGCAAATAA
- the atpG gene encoding ATP synthase F1 subunit gamma: MASLREIKNRIGSTKNMKQITGAMQMVAASKQSRAQTKSQAYEPYMNKIQEVVASIAMGDSDASHPMMEQREVKKTGYLVVTSDQGLAGGYNSNLIRSLRHTIAERHQSTDEYTIIIIGKIGRDLVKRLRFPVEMEYTGLSDNPSFDEVKAITRKAVGMFEEESIDELFIWYNHFVNTMRQDVTETKLLPLTDLAGQLEETVGATTNYEYEPSENAILERLLPQYSETLIYGALLDAKAAEFAARMTAMKAASDNADNLLDELQLSYNRARQAAITQEINEIVGGAAALE, from the coding sequence TTGGCTTCACTCCGTGAAATAAAAAATCGAATTGGCTCTACAAAAAATATGAAGCAGATCACGGGCGCGATGCAAATGGTCGCTGCTTCAAAACAATCAAGGGCGCAAACGAAATCGCAGGCTTATGAGCCTTATATGAACAAAATCCAGGAAGTAGTGGCGAGTATTGCCATGGGAGATTCTGATGCCAGCCACCCGATGATGGAGCAGCGTGAGGTTAAAAAAACCGGCTACCTCGTCGTCACATCGGATCAAGGATTGGCAGGCGGTTATAACTCCAATCTGATACGGTCTTTACGGCACACAATCGCTGAGCGTCATCAATCGACGGATGAATACACGATTATAATCATTGGGAAAATTGGCCGTGATCTAGTGAAACGATTGCGGTTTCCGGTTGAAATGGAATACACGGGCTTGTCGGATAACCCGTCCTTTGATGAAGTAAAAGCGATTACCCGCAAGGCTGTCGGCATGTTTGAAGAGGAGAGCATTGACGAACTGTTTATCTGGTATAACCATTTCGTCAACACGATGCGTCAGGATGTGACGGAGACAAAACTTTTGCCTTTAACGGATTTGGCCGGGCAACTTGAAGAAACCGTAGGGGCAACGACCAACTATGAATATGAGCCTTCGGAAAATGCGATTCTTGAGCGGTTGCTCCCTCAGTATTCCGAAACCTTAATTTACGGTGCGTTGCTGGACGCAAAAGCGGCAGAGTTCGCAGCCAGGATGACGGCGATGAAAGCAGCCTCCGACAACGCGGACAACCTCTTGGATGAGCTTCAATTGTCTTACAATCGCGCTCGCCAAGCCGCAATTACGCAAGAAATCAATGAAATCGTCGGTGGGGCTGCAGCATTGGAGTAA